One Synechocystis sp. LKSZ1 genomic window, TCATTCCAGCTGTTCAAGCTGAAGCTTTTCTTAACGGTATGGCCGGTGCTCTGAGGCAATTAGCAGAGCAAGCCAAACAAGCCCAAGCTGGGGAAGGAAAACCTTCTGAGCAGGGAGCTGAGCCATCGCAAGGCTAAACCGCATTGTTCTTTGAGTGTTTAAAATTTAGTACTCAAAATACACAAGCCCCCATTGCTCCTGTGAGTTAACTTCTAATGATTAGCATTGTATAGCTCAAGCAGGAGCAAAAAGTCAGATTGTTGTTCTGTGTATGGGGCCTCAGCTTCCTCAATGAATCGTGGTTATACGAAGTACAGATACTAAATCCGAAAGATTTGTTTGAGTACTTTTTGAGTACGACGCATTGGAGAGAATCGTATCTATGAGCCGTAAAAGTTCTCAAGGCCAGGATAGTGACTAGGCCAGCGCCAGTTCCCAACGCACTGATAATGGGAATAGCAGCGATATTTTTTATTGATCCATCACGACCAATGCTCTCTAAAATTTCTCTGGCCTCCGTAGGCCTGACCCTGGGTAGTCTATTAACGATTATGGGCTTTGTGGCCTATGCCCTGGACTACGCCACTCTCAATCTAGCGGGCTTTTTCTACGGTATTCCCCTGCTCCTGGGCGGCCTGGCCTTGAAGGCCGCGGAACTGAAACCGATTCCCTTTAGCCAGGAAACAGCCCCAGAGGTTCTGGCCCTGCGGGAGAAGCAAGCAACCCCGACCCAAAATCAAATCCGTAAGGATGTCACCCGCTACCGCTATGGCCAAGAGGCCCACCTGGATGATGCCCTGCAACGTCTAGGCCTGAGTCCCACCGATGAAGAACGGCCCGTCCTGACAACAATCCAAGAAA contains:
- a CDS encoding DUF2854 domain-containing protein — encoded protein: MLSKISLASVGLTLGSLLTIMGFVAYALDYATLNLAGFFYGIPLLLGGLALKAAELKPIPFSQETAPEVLALREKQATPTQNQIRKDVTRYRYGQEAHLDDALQRLGLSPTDEERPVLTTIQETTDEGRYALVLAFDSPLIPFTTWQEKREKIEKFFGPGIIARLENPEEHKVNLVLTAVAT